The following proteins are co-located in the Bacteroidales bacterium genome:
- a CDS encoding bifunctional 3,4-dihydroxy-2-butanone-4-phosphate synthase/GTP cyclohydrolase II — MNGFKLNTIEEGIEDIRNGKLLIVVDDEDRENEGDFICSAELITPEKVNFMAKHGRGLICAALPEERCEELNLDLMVGINTSLHETQFTVSVDLLNNETTTGVSAKDRALTIKALVDPSTKPSDLARPGHIFPLKAKAKGVLRRAGHTEAVVDLTRMAGLQPGGALVEIMNDDGTMARMDDLQIISEKFGIKIITIKDLITYTLDRDSIIEKGDKVHLPTDKGDFEFIPFRQISNGLEHAALIKGTWTKDEPVMVRLHSSCFTGDIFGSMRCDCGQQLQKAMAMVEKEGKGVVIYLSQEGRGIGLLNKIKAYRLQDEGMDTVQANLKLGFGEDERDYGVGASIMRELGLGKIRLISNNPVKRAGLEGYGIKITETIPLIIESNPYNKFYLETKANKMGHDLTCYKHIVKD; from the coding sequence ATGAACGGTTTTAAGTTAAATACAATTGAAGAAGGGATTGAGGATATCAGGAACGGAAAATTACTGATTGTCGTTGATGATGAGGACAGGGAGAATGAGGGTGATTTTATCTGCTCTGCAGAGCTTATTACTCCCGAAAAAGTCAATTTCATGGCCAAGCATGGTCGTGGATTAATCTGTGCAGCATTACCTGAGGAGAGATGCGAAGAGCTGAACCTTGATCTAATGGTTGGCATAAATACTTCGTTACACGAGACTCAGTTTACTGTTTCTGTCGACTTGCTTAACAACGAAACAACCACAGGTGTCTCAGCCAAAGACCGGGCTTTGACCATCAAGGCCCTGGTGGATCCTTCTACCAAACCATCTGATCTTGCCCGTCCGGGTCATATCTTTCCCCTTAAAGCTAAAGCAAAAGGAGTACTGAGAAGAGCAGGGCATACAGAAGCTGTTGTTGACCTGACAAGGATGGCAGGACTTCAGCCGGGAGGTGCTCTCGTTGAAATTATGAATGATGACGGCACAATGGCCCGAATGGACGATCTTCAGATTATAAGCGAAAAATTCGGCATAAAGATCATTACTATAAAGGACCTTATTACATATACGCTCGACAGGGACTCGATTATCGAAAAAGGAGATAAGGTACATCTGCCAACTGACAAAGGCGATTTTGAGTTTATCCCATTCCGACAAATAAGTAATGGACTGGAACATGCCGCTCTTATCAAAGGCACCTGGACAAAAGATGAACCGGTAATGGTCAGACTACACTCATCATGCTTCACCGGCGATATATTCGGATCGATGAGATGCGATTGCGGACAACAACTTCAGAAGGCCATGGCAATGGTTGAAAAGGAAGGAAAAGGAGTTGTTATTTATCTCAGCCAGGAAGGCAGGGGCATCGGGCTTCTTAATAAAATAAAAGCTTACAGGCTTCAGGATGAAGGAATGGATACTGTTCAGGCAAATCTTAAACTTGGATTCGGGGAAGATGAGCGCGACTATGGTGTAGGCGCCAGCATAATGCGCGAACTGGGACTTGGAAAGATACGCCTGATTTCAAATAATCCGGTAAAACGTGCCGGCCTCGAAGGTTATGGTATAAAAATCACCGAAACGATTCCTCTAATAATTGAATCCAATCCCTACAATAAATTCTATCTTGAGACAAAAGCAAACAAAATGGGGCACGATCTCACCTGCTACAAACATATTGTTAAGGATTAA
- a CDS encoding methionyl-tRNA formyltransferase, whose product MKNLRIVFMGTPEFAVATLGSLLMNGFNVVGVVTSPDKPAGRGRKVTKSAVKEFAEFSYLPIMQPANLKDLGFIQSLKDLKADLFIVVAFRMLPESVWKIPSIGTINLHASLLPDYRGAAPINHAIINGEQYTGVTTFFIDEKIDTGKILLREEIQIFPFENAGDLHDRLMKHGARLVIRTLSDISENSIKPASQSELIKPGTILKNAPKINPDFCVIDWTKDPVALNNFIRGLAPYPCARSVFIKESNTYSFKVFEGYPENAMHSLRPGHIISDGKHYLKIACRDGFINIVTLQLEGKVKMNTVEFLRGFRINEYEIKIN is encoded by the coding sequence ATGAAAAACCTCAGGATTGTCTTTATGGGAACACCTGAGTTTGCGGTTGCAACTCTCGGATCGCTGCTTATGAATGGATTTAATGTGGTTGGTGTTGTTACAAGCCCCGACAAACCTGCAGGAAGAGGCAGAAAAGTTACAAAAAGTGCAGTTAAGGAATTTGCCGAATTCAGCTACCTGCCCATAATGCAGCCAGCCAATCTAAAAGATCTTGGATTTATTCAATCACTTAAAGACTTAAAAGCAGATCTCTTCATTGTTGTTGCTTTCAGAATGCTTCCTGAATCAGTATGGAAAATTCCATCAATCGGGACAATAAACCTGCATGCATCACTCCTGCCCGACTATCGTGGCGCAGCTCCTATAAATCATGCTATTATAAACGGTGAGCAGTACACAGGTGTAACAACATTTTTTATTGATGAAAAAATAGATACAGGAAAAATCCTTTTAAGAGAGGAGATACAGATCTTTCCTTTTGAAAATGCCGGTGACCTCCACGACAGACTAATGAAACACGGAGCCCGTCTGGTAATTAGAACTCTTTCAGATATTTCAGAGAACAGTATCAAACCTGCCTCACAGTCAGAGCTCATCAAACCCGGTACTATTCTGAAAAATGCTCCTAAAATAAATCCCGACTTTTGTGTTATAGACTGGACAAAAGATCCTGTCGCACTGAATAACTTCATAAGGGGACTGGCTCCCTATCCATGTGCCAGGTCAGTTTTTATTAAAGAGTCTAACACATATTCTTTTAAAGTATTTGAAGGTTATCCAGAAAATGCAATGCACTCCTTAAGACCAGGGCATATTATTTCAGACGGTAAGCATTACCTGAAGATTGCCTGCAGAGACGGATTTATAAATATCGTTACCCTGCAGCTTGAAGGTAAGGTAAAAATGAATACTGTTGAATTCCTCAGAGGATTCAGGATAAATGAATACGAAATCAAAATTAATTGA
- a CDS encoding glucosaminidase domain-containing protein, whose product MSARDYIDTYKDLAISEMKRTGIPASITLAQGMIESDFGRSRLAVEANNHFGIKCHNDWTGQTIRHHDDKRNECFRKYKKVAESYYDHSDFLKSGSRYTSLFDLDVTDYKGWARGLKKAGYATNPDYANMLIRNIEENNLMALDRGRSVTTETVITSPNTPVVNTNVNSEVAARVPRIMENNRIQYIIVRDGDTREKIEKEFQLLRWELPKYNELNDSFVPVSGQILYLQPKRDKAEPGKDYYTTAEGDTMYLISQKFGIKIKSLYEMNRIDEGTEPGPGKKLWLRSLKPVN is encoded by the coding sequence ATGTCGGCCCGGGATTATATTGACACATATAAAGATCTGGCTATAAGCGAGATGAAGAGAACGGGCATTCCTGCAAGTATTACACTGGCACAGGGAATGATTGAGTCAGATTTTGGAAGGAGCCGACTTGCTGTTGAAGCAAATAATCATTTTGGAATTAAGTGCCATAACGACTGGACAGGCCAGACTATTCGTCACCATGATGATAAAAGAAATGAATGTTTCAGGAAATATAAGAAAGTTGCTGAATCATATTATGATCATTCTGATTTTCTGAAATCTGGTTCGCGTTATACTTCTCTTTTTGACCTTGATGTTACAGACTATAAAGGATGGGCCAGGGGATTGAAAAAGGCAGGGTATGCAACAAATCCCGATTATGCAAACATGTTAATCAGAAATATAGAGGAGAATAATCTCATGGCACTTGACAGGGGCAGAAGTGTCACAACAGAAACTGTCATTACTTCGCCAAATACTCCGGTTGTGAATACGAATGTAAATAGTGAAGTGGCTGCACGTGTGCCAAGAATTATGGAGAATAACAGGATCCAATATATTATTGTGAGAGATGGCGATACCAGGGAAAAGATTGAGAAGGAGTTTCAGTTGCTCAGATGGGAATTGCCTAAATACAATGAACTAAATGACAGTTTCGTACCTGTTTCCGGACAGATACTCTATCTGCAGCCGAAAAGGGATAAGGCAGAGCCGGGTAAGGATTACTATACTACAGCAGAGGGAGATACAATGTATCTTATTTCGCAAAAATTTGGGATAAAGATTAAAAGTCTTTATGAGATGAACCGTATTGATGAGGGAACTGAACCCGGACCAGGAAAGAAACTGTGGTTAAGAAGCCTTAAACCTGTCAATTAA
- the cdd gene encoding cytidine deaminase has product MTKTRSISFSYTEFEKSEELKDSDRQLIAVALESAGKAYAPYSKFRVGAAVKLESGLIISGANVENAAFPSGICAERSALANSISNHPKDKPVTIAIVSMTSEGITNDFPSPCGNCRQVIAEEESRIGSKIRIILSGKNKTVIIDSVSDLLPLQFNKENLKVTLP; this is encoded by the coding sequence ATGACAAAAACCAGAAGTATATCATTTTCCTACACAGAATTTGAAAAGAGTGAGGAACTTAAAGATAGTGACAGGCAGCTTATTGCAGTTGCCCTGGAATCTGCCGGGAAGGCATATGCTCCATATTCCAAATTCAGAGTCGGAGCTGCTGTTAAATTGGAGAGTGGTCTGATTATCAGCGGTGCAAATGTTGAAAATGCAGCATTCCCTTCAGGCATTTGTGCAGAAAGGAGTGCTCTGGCTAATTCGATATCAAATCATCCGAAAGACAAGCCTGTGACAATTGCGATTGTATCGATGACATCTGAAGGAATAACAAATGATTTTCCATCACCCTGCGGGAATTGCAGACAGGTAATAGCAGAAGAAGAATCAAGGATTGGAAGTAAAATCAGGATTATTCTTTCAGGCAAAAATAAAACAGTAATAATTGACAGTGTAAGCGATTTGCTGCCATTACAGTTTAATAAAGAAAACTTAAAAGTTACTCTTCCCTGA
- a CDS encoding response regulator transcription factor produces MSNKPVKIFLVEDDLSFGSVLKSYLEINDYSVEWVDDGKYALDHFRKGTFNICILDVMLPHVDGFTIAQEIRQINNEVPIIFLTAKKLKEDVLKGYGVGGDDYITKPFDTDILLAKIRAILSRRDFQDGTRDIYEIGKFIFNSRLRTLTMGEDEKKLSPKESQLLELLAVNPNALISRELALKKIWGSDDYFTARSMDVYVTKLRKFLSEDPNLNIKNIHGAGFQLIVREE; encoded by the coding sequence ATGAGTAACAAACCTGTTAAGATTTTTCTTGTTGAGGATGATCTGAGTTTTGGTTCAGTCCTTAAGTCATACCTTGAGATAAATGACTATTCCGTTGAATGGGTCGACGATGGCAAGTACGCACTTGACCATTTCAGAAAAGGAACCTTCAATATCTGCATCCTGGACGTTATGCTTCCTCATGTTGATGGTTTTACTATTGCACAGGAGATTCGTCAGATAAATAATGAGGTACCGATTATCTTTCTAACTGCGAAAAAGCTAAAAGAGGACGTGCTTAAAGGTTATGGAGTAGGGGGCGATGATTATATCACAAAGCCTTTTGACACAGATATTTTACTTGCTAAAATCCGTGCTATCCTTTCGAGACGTGACTTTCAGGATGGTACAAGAGATATATACGAAATAGGTAAGTTTATATTCAACTCCAGGCTCAGGACTCTCACAATGGGAGAAGATGAAAAAAAGTTGTCTCCGAAGGAATCCCAGTTGCTTGAATTACTTGCAGTAAATCCAAACGCGCTTATAAGCAGAGAGTTGGCACTTAAAAAAATATGGGGATCAGATGACTATTTTACAGCCAGAAGCATGGATGTTTATGTCACAAAACTGAGGAAGTTTCTGTCAGAAGATCCTAATCTGAATATCAAGAATATTCATGGTGCAGGTTTCCAGCTTATTGTCAGGGAAGAGTAA
- a CDS encoding HAMP domain-containing histidine kinase has product MNKMRFTGLIIMMIFSVIGIIWVQIVWITNAIRIQNNGFNYNVSLALSNAANDIEQSRKMNFFNNFMLNDPLALGNNPGDITGYMSIGTYSSEPGSKFSVRITNQTISSNYDTGKVTTINKSYTYNGDTSIVSDSLSFVVAAPDKSGNLKIVKSGDSHSTSSRADYIRQSEFLEWVKKRSNEFQNMSNQMISEIYSWEKTLELDNKEIDFNLKRSLQYAQIETPYEFAIIKNGVVQNMSGKKPQKNDFLKSKYKIQLFPDNLIRQDLILSVVFPERANYVLGNMVWILGGSLLFSLFILATFALSLYFIIRQKKISEMKSDFINNMTHEFKTPIATISLAADTITNAKVINDEKSVRHFIGMIKKENARMNKKVETILQIASLDKKEIEFRFENVSIHSVIDHAIESIDIQVQQRNGTISLNLNADNPIIYGDNEHLLNLVNNLLDNAIKYSPESPEITVSTINNEKGVILSVEDKGIGMSKAVQSKIFERFYRQSSGNVHDVKGFGLGLNYARAIIDAHKGSITVFSEPGKGSRFEIFLPFNWEN; this is encoded by the coding sequence ATGAATAAGATGCGATTCACAGGACTTATCATAATGATGATCTTTTCGGTCATTGGTATTATCTGGGTTCAGATAGTATGGATAACAAATGCTATACGTATTCAGAATAACGGATTTAATTATAATGTTTCACTGGCTCTTAGTAATGCTGCAAATGATATCGAGCAATCACGAAAAATGAATTTCTTCAACAACTTCATGTTGAATGACCCCTTAGCTCTCGGAAATAATCCAGGGGATATAACAGGGTATATGAGTATAGGTACTTACTCTTCTGAGCCGGGAAGCAAATTCAGTGTCAGGATTACAAATCAGACAATAAGCAGTAACTACGATACAGGGAAGGTTACAACAATTAATAAATCGTATACATATAATGGTGACACATCAATTGTTTCTGATTCACTCTCTTTTGTTGTTGCTGCTCCCGATAAATCCGGGAATCTTAAAATAGTCAAAAGCGGCGATAGTCACAGCACAAGTTCCAGGGCTGATTATATAAGACAATCGGAATTTCTTGAATGGGTAAAGAAAAGGTCGAATGAGTTTCAGAATATGAGCAATCAGATGATATCTGAAATATACTCCTGGGAAAAAACTCTCGAACTCGATAACAAAGAAATAGATTTTAATCTGAAGCGATCTCTGCAATATGCACAAATTGAGACTCCTTATGAGTTTGCTATTATTAAAAACGGGGTGGTTCAGAATATGTCGGGTAAGAAACCCCAGAAGAATGATTTTCTGAAGAGTAAATATAAGATCCAGTTATTTCCTGATAATCTGATTAGGCAGGATCTCATCCTTTCAGTCGTATTCCCTGAGAGGGCTAATTATGTTCTGGGTAACATGGTCTGGATCCTTGGCGGTTCCCTGCTTTTCTCACTGTTCATTCTGGCAACTTTCGCCCTGAGTCTGTACTTTATTATACGACAGAAAAAGATCTCCGAGATGAAATCGGATTTCATAAATAATATGACTCATGAGTTCAAGACACCAATCGCTACTATATCGCTGGCGGCAGATACAATAACAAATGCCAAAGTTATCAACGACGAGAAAAGTGTAAGACACTTCATCGGTATGATCAAGAAAGAGAATGCCCGCATGAATAAGAAGGTTGAGACTATCCTGCAAATTGCATCACTTGATAAAAAGGAGATTGAATTCAGATTTGAGAATGTTTCAATACATTCTGTAATTGATCACGCAATTGAATCTATAGATATTCAGGTACAGCAGCGTAACGGGACTATTTCTCTTAATCTTAATGCTGATAATCCCATTATTTATGGTGATAATGAGCATTTGTTAAACCTTGTTAATAACCTTCTCGATAATGCCATAAAGTATTCGCCTGAATCCCCGGAGATTACTGTTTCTACAATAAATAATGAGAAAGGTGTAATTTTGTCTGTTGAGGATAAAGGAATAGGTATGTCAAAAGCAGTTCAGAGCAAGATTTTTGAAAGGTTTTACCGGCAGAGTTCAGGGAATGTGCACGATGTAAAAGGATTCGGACTGGGATTAAACTATGCCAGGGCTATTATTGATGCGCACAAAGGCAGCATAACTGTATTCAGTGAACCCGGTAAAGGAAGCCGGTTCGAGATATTTTTACCATTTAACTGGGAGAACTAA
- a CDS encoding RNA pseudouridine synthase translates to MAEILYEDNHIIAVYKRSSDLAQGDKTGDVSLDTEVKKYLAEKYKKPGEVFLGVVHRLDRPVSGVLLYARTSKALERLNEMFRDKQVKKTYLAIVKERPPEDEATITHFLKKNEAQNKSYVFDTEVKGSKSASLTYRLKGRSERFYMLEIELHTGRHHQIRAQLAKIGCPIKGDLKYGFQRSNEDGSISLFARKVEFIHPVKKEPVSIIGHFPEGDIWSVFMDSVK, encoded by the coding sequence ATGGCAGAAATACTATACGAGGACAATCATATTATTGCTGTTTATAAAAGATCCTCAGATCTGGCACAGGGCGATAAAACCGGTGATGTATCACTCGATACCGAGGTAAAAAAATATCTTGCTGAGAAATATAAAAAGCCTGGAGAGGTTTTTCTGGGTGTGGTTCACAGGCTCGACAGACCAGTAAGCGGAGTCCTGCTTTATGCCCGTACTTCAAAAGCACTTGAGAGGCTCAATGAGATGTTCAGGGATAAGCAGGTGAAGAAAACTTACCTTGCTATTGTAAAGGAGCGTCCTCCTGAGGATGAGGCCACTATTACACATTTTCTGAAGAAAAACGAGGCACAGAATAAAAGCTATGTCTTTGATACAGAGGTGAAGGGTTCGAAATCTGCCAGTCTTACATACAGATTAAAAGGAAGATCTGAGCGTTTTTATATGCTAGAAATAGAGCTACATACAGGAAGACATCACCAGATCAGAGCTCAGCTGGCAAAAATTGGCTGCCCGATAAAAGGTGACCTGAAATACGGATTCCAGAGATCAAATGAAGACGGAAGTATAAGCCTGTTTGCCCGGAAGGTTGAATTTATTCACCCTGTCAAAAAGGAACCGGTATCAATCATTGGCCACTTCCCTGAAGGTGATATCTGGTCTGTCTTTATGGATTCGGTAAAATAA
- the panB gene encoding 3-methyl-2-oxobutanoate hydroxymethyltransferase, with amino-acid sequence MSIHKTVKRVTTHVLNEMKLKGEKIAMLTAYDYSIARIIDEAEIDVILVGDSASNVMAGYDTTLPITLDNMIYHAASVVRGVKRALVVVDLPFGTYQGNSKEALASSIRIMKETGAHAVKLEGGFQVVESIERILSAGIPVMGHLGLTPQAIHKFGTYVVRAKEEEEARRLMEDARLLEQTGCFAVVLEKIPARLAEEVTVSLKIPVIGIGAGGKCDGQVLVLHDMLGITQEFSPRFLRRYHNLHTEIKGAVQAYITDVRSQDFPNEKEQY; translated from the coding sequence ATGTCGATACATAAAACTGTCAAAAGAGTAACCACTCATGTTCTAAATGAGATGAAGCTCAAAGGTGAAAAGATTGCCATGTTAACGGCTTACGATTATTCCATTGCCAGAATCATCGATGAAGCAGAAATAGATGTTATTCTGGTAGGTGACTCTGCCTCAAATGTAATGGCAGGTTATGATACAACTCTGCCGATTACACTCGACAATATGATTTACCATGCTGCTTCTGTTGTCAGAGGCGTTAAGAGAGCGCTGGTAGTAGTTGATCTTCCCTTTGGAACATATCAGGGAAACTCCAAGGAAGCTTTGGCTTCATCAATAAGGATAATGAAAGAAACAGGCGCCCATGCAGTTAAGCTTGAAGGAGGTTTTCAGGTAGTTGAATCAATCGAAAGAATACTGTCAGCAGGTATTCCTGTGATGGGGCATCTCGGACTCACCCCGCAGGCAATACATAAGTTCGGGACATATGTTGTGAGGGCAAAGGAGGAAGAGGAAGCACGCCGGCTGATGGAGGATGCCAGGTTACTTGAGCAGACAGGTTGTTTTGCTGTAGTTCTGGAAAAGATACCGGCGAGACTGGCAGAAGAGGTTACAGTAAGTTTAAAGATCCCGGTTATCGGCATAGGGGCCGGAGGAAAATGTGATGGTCAGGTTCTTGTTCTTCACGATATGCTTGGTATTACACAGGAGTTTTCTCCAAGATTCCTCAGGAGGTATCATAACCTCCATACCGAGATCAAAGGGGCTGTCCAGGCGTATATTACAGATGTAAGATCGCAGGATTTTCCTAACGAAAAGGAGCAGTATTAA
- the dnaK gene encoding molecular chaperone DnaK, with amino-acid sequence MGKIIGIDLGTTNSCVSVMEGNEPVVIPNSEGKRTTPSIVAFIDGGERKVGDPAKRQAITNAKNTVFSIKRFMGETYDKVTKEIKRVSYTVVKGDNNTPRVKIDNRMYSPQEISAMILQKMKKTAEDYLGQEVTEAVITVPAYFSDSQRQATKEAGEIAGLNVKRIINEPTAASLAYGLDKKSQDLKIAVFDLGGGTFDISILELGDGVFEVKSTNGDTHLGGDDFDHMIIDWMAEEFLKDEGVDLRKDPMALQRLKEAAEKAKIELSSSTTTEINLPYIMPVDGIPKHLVKTLTRANFEKICDKLIQACIEPCKLALKDSGLKVTEIDEVLLVGGSTRIPAIQQLVEKFFGRVPSKGVNPDEVVAIGAAIQGGVLTGEVKDVLLLDVTPLSLGIETMGGVMTKLIESNTTIPTKKTEVFTTAADSQPSVEIHVLQGERPMAAGNKTIGRFHLDGIPPAPRGVPQIEVSFDIDANGILHVGAKDRGTGKEQRIRIEASSGLSDDEIKRMRDEAKANAEADSLAKAKVEKINTADSMIFTTEKQLKEFGDKLPADKKPAIEAALAKLKEAHKAQDVDAIDKSLAELNSVWQVASEEMYKTAQGAGQPTAQPGPEQPTSGNTKSGNEEVTDVDFEEVK; translated from the coding sequence ATGGGAAAAATAATTGGCATCGATCTCGGAACAACAAATTCATGCGTTTCAGTAATGGAGGGCAATGAACCAGTTGTAATCCCGAACAGTGAGGGAAAAAGAACCACCCCTTCGATAGTAGCATTCATTGATGGAGGAGAAAGAAAAGTGGGAGATCCGGCTAAACGGCAGGCAATAACCAACGCTAAGAATACTGTGTTCTCGATAAAAAGGTTCATGGGCGAGACATATGATAAGGTAACAAAAGAGATTAAAAGGGTATCCTATACAGTGGTTAAAGGGGATAATAATACACCCAGGGTAAAAATAGATAACCGAATGTATTCACCTCAGGAGATATCTGCAATGATCCTTCAAAAGATGAAGAAGACTGCAGAAGATTATCTCGGACAGGAAGTTACAGAGGCTGTTATAACTGTTCCTGCATATTTCAGCGATTCTCAGCGTCAGGCTACAAAAGAGGCTGGTGAGATTGCCGGACTAAATGTAAAAAGGATAATTAATGAGCCTACTGCTGCTTCACTTGCATATGGCCTTGACAAAAAATCACAGGATCTTAAAATTGCAGTGTTTGACCTTGGCGGCGGAACATTTGATATATCAATTCTTGAGCTGGGCGACGGCGTATTTGAGGTAAAATCGACAAATGGTGACACTCACCTTGGCGGTGACGACTTTGATCATATGATCATCGACTGGATGGCAGAAGAATTCCTTAAGGATGAAGGTGTTGACCTTAGAAAAGATCCTATGGCTTTACAGCGTCTGAAAGAGGCTGCAGAGAAAGCCAAGATTGAACTATCAAGCTCAACTACCACCGAAATCAACCTTCCTTATATAATGCCGGTTGACGGAATTCCAAAACACCTTGTAAAAACACTTACACGTGCCAACTTTGAGAAAATATGCGATAAGCTTATTCAGGCATGTATCGAACCTTGTAAACTGGCTCTTAAGGATTCAGGACTTAAAGTAACTGAGATTGATGAGGTACTTCTTGTTGGAGGATCAACACGTATACCTGCAATACAGCAGCTCGTTGAGAAATTCTTCGGAAGAGTTCCTTCCAAGGGAGTTAACCCCGATGAAGTGGTCGCTATTGGTGCAGCTATTCAGGGTGGAGTTCTCACTGGTGAGGTAAAAGATGTACTTCTGCTCGACGTTACTCCGCTTTCTCTCGGAATCGAAACAATGGGTGGTGTCATGACCAAGCTGATCGAATCAAACACAACAATACCAACCAAAAAGACAGAGGTATTCACAACAGCAGCCGACAGTCAGCCATCAGTTGAAATTCATGTTCTTCAGGGCGAAAGACCAATGGCAGCAGGGAATAAAACAATCGGACGATTCCATCTCGATGGCATTCCTCCGGCCCCAAGAGGGGTTCCTCAGATCGAGGTATCTTTCGACATAGATGCAAATGGTATTCTTCACGTAGGTGCGAAAGACAGGGGAACAGGCAAAGAGCAGAGGATCAGAATTGAAGCATCTTCCGGGCTTAGCGATGATGAGATAAAAAGGATGAGAGACGAGGCTAAAGCCAATGCAGAAGCTGACAGTCTGGCGAAAGCAAAAGTTGAGAAGATAAATACTGCTGACAGTATGATCTTTACAACTGAAAAACAGCTTAAGGAATTTGGTGACAAACTTCCGGCAGACAAAAAGCCGGCTATTGAGGCAGCACTGGCTAAACTCAAGGAAGCTCATAAAGCTCAGGATGTTGATGCTATAGACAAATCCCTTGCTGAACTGAATTCAGTATGGCAGGTAGCTTCGGAAGAGATGTACAAGACTGCACAGGGTGCAGGACAGCCTACAGCTCAGCCTGGTCCGGAACAACCTACATCAGGCAACACTAAATCAGGTAATGAAGAAGTTACAGATGTTGACTTTGAAGAAGTAAAGTAA
- a CDS encoding toxin-antitoxin system YwqK family antitoxin: MNVKTLSIIAFLVISVAANCQTDTKINITDTRGMKQGRWEKKYPNGNTMYEGFFSDDHPVGEFKRYYDDKTLKSVLIYSKDGKEAAAELYHPNGYLASRGKYVNQLKEGKWKFFSQIVSGYLLSEEQYIKNIRNGISLTFYPDSTVAEKVTYVNNVKHGEWIKYYPDGKVCLKATYVNGKVNGLFESWYENGAIQFSGEYKNDLRNGKWLIFNNKGSLKYALEYINGITTDRRLELEESNFLDSLELNMGKIADPENSEIIR, from the coding sequence ATGAATGTAAAGACCTTATCAATCATAGCTTTTCTGGTAATATCTGTCGCGGCAAACTGTCAGACTGATACCAAAATAAATATTACCGACACAAGAGGGATGAAACAGGGCCGTTGGGAAAAAAAGTACCCTAATGGTAATACTATGTATGAAGGATTCTTCAGTGATGATCATCCGGTCGGGGAGTTTAAAAGGTACTATGATGATAAAACTCTGAAATCGGTTCTCATCTATAGCAAGGACGGAAAGGAAGCTGCGGCAGAACTCTATCATCCAAACGGATATTTAGCATCCAGAGGTAAGTATGTTAACCAGTTAAAAGAAGGAAAATGGAAATTCTTCTCTCAAATAGTCAGCGGATACCTTCTGAGTGAAGAACAATACATTAAGAATATACGAAATGGCATTTCACTTACTTTTTATCCCGATAGTACTGTTGCTGAAAAAGTAACTTATGTAAACAATGTAAAACATGGTGAATGGATAAAGTATTATCCTGACGGTAAAGTATGCCTGAAAGCAACTTATGTCAATGGAAAAGTGAATGGATTATTTGAATCGTGGTACGAAAACGGGGCCATACAGTTCTCAGGAGAGTATAAAAACGACTTAAGGAACGGAAAATGGCTCATCTTCAATAATAAAGGGTCATTGAAATATGCATTGGAATACATTAACGGAATAACTACAGATCGCAGACTGGAACTTGAGGAATCTAACTTTCTAGATTCACTTGAACTGAATATGGGTAAAATTGCCGATCCGGAAAATTCGGAGATAATAAGATAA